One part of the Mariniflexile litorale genome encodes these proteins:
- a CDS encoding ATP-binding protein, which translates to MKLKKLSLRTRIFLAMILLVLMASVLISIVAIYQYKEQSQDYHTERLERKEENIQTHLKRVLNGRQNTWEVKTENIPIIFKDEVYNIADIHKLQINLYDLEGSLLISSKAGLQNNEADQCLDAETLNAISNTALHRHVDKRIENGETFQSSYTYLIDQKSKAIAILNLPYLEKDDFLTKELEEFLKRIAVAFMFVLLMAIAIAFLLSKYITKSLKTISDKINTTRLEKRNQKIVVDDTSEEISTLVSSYNSMIDELEESAIQLARSEREQAWREMAKQVAHEIKNPLTPMRLTVQNFQRKFNPEDEHIHSKLDEYSKTLIQQIDTMSSIASAFSNFAKMPAQQNETLNVVNIVRLALEIFNEDYIDFSAEKDEIIAKLDRTQLIRVVTNLVKNATQAMPENQAPKISINVSTSNDEVVITISDNGSGILEENMDKVFEPKFTTKTSGMGLGLAMVKNIVETYNGTISFTTEKDKGTVFRVTFPKAY; encoded by the coding sequence ATGAAATTAAAGAAACTTTCTTTACGAACCCGTATTTTTTTAGCCATGATACTATTAGTATTAATGGCATCGGTACTTATTTCTATTGTTGCTATTTACCAATATAAAGAGCAAAGTCAAGACTACCATACAGAACGTTTAGAACGTAAAGAAGAGAATATTCAAACGCATTTAAAACGTGTTTTAAATGGCAGGCAAAATACTTGGGAAGTTAAAACAGAAAACATCCCTATTATATTTAAAGATGAGGTTTATAACATTGCCGATATCCACAAACTTCAAATTAATTTATACGATTTAGAGGGTTCATTGTTAATTTCTTCAAAAGCAGGGTTGCAAAATAATGAAGCAGATCAATGTTTAGATGCCGAAACTTTAAACGCCATATCGAACACCGCTTTACATAGACATGTAGATAAGCGTATCGAAAATGGCGAAACATTTCAATCATCTTACACTTATTTAATTGATCAAAAATCTAAAGCCATTGCAATCTTAAATTTACCATATTTAGAGAAAGACGATTTTCTGACTAAAGAGCTTGAAGAGTTTTTAAAGCGTATTGCTGTCGCCTTTATGTTTGTATTACTTATGGCTATTGCCATCGCGTTTTTGCTATCTAAATATATTACAAAGTCTTTAAAAACCATTAGTGATAAAATTAATACCACGCGTTTAGAAAAGCGCAATCAAAAAATTGTTGTAGATGATACGAGTGAAGAAATTTCTACTTTAGTTAGTTCGTATAATAGTATGATTGACGAACTTGAAGAAAGTGCCATACAATTAGCCCGAAGCGAACGTGAACAAGCTTGGAGAGAAATGGCTAAGCAAGTGGCGCACGAAATTAAAAACCCGTTAACCCCCATGCGTTTAACAGTTCAAAATTTTCAACGGAAGTTTAATCCTGAAGATGAACATATTCATTCCAAATTGGATGAATACAGTAAAACGTTGATTCAGCAAATAGACACTATGAGTTCTATAGCATCAGCATTTTCAAACTTTGCCAAAATGCCAGCACAACAAAATGAAACCTTAAATGTGGTTAATATTGTAAGGCTCGCTTTAGAAATTTTTAATGAAGATTACATCGATTTTTCAGCAGAAAAAGATGAAATTATAGCAAAACTAGATAGAACCCAATTAATACGTGTGGTTACCAATTTGGTTAAAAATGCGACCCAAGCGATGCCAGAAAATCAGGCGCCAAAAATTAGTATTAATGTGTCTACATCTAATGATGAGGTAGTTATTACTATTTCCGATAACGGTTCGGGTATTTTAGAGGAAAACATGGATAAGGTTTTTGAACCAAAGTTTACTACAAAAACGAGTGGTATGGGTTTAGGGTTGGCCATGGTTAAAAATATTGTAGAAACCTATAACGGTACCATTTCATTTACAACAGAAAAAGATAAAGGCACAGTATTTAGGGTGACTTTTCCCAAAGCATATTGA
- a CDS encoding CopD family protein: MEYYNYIKSFHLIFVITWFAGLFYIPRLFVYQIEAFHKPSPDKEILGKQLKLMAKRLWFIITWPSAILATIFAIWLLILQPFWLQQPWMQVKLAFVILLFIYHLKTHQYYNQLQNDVVKKSSSFMRIWNEGATFILFAVVFLVVLKSAINWVWGVVGILVLGVLIMLGFKIYKNIRDKNADA, translated from the coding sequence ATGGAATATTACAACTATATAAAATCGTTTCATCTTATTTTTGTAATCACTTGGTTTGCGGGTTTGTTTTACATTCCAAGATTGTTCGTTTATCAAATAGAAGCATTTCATAAACCATCGCCCGATAAAGAAATTCTTGGGAAACAATTAAAGCTTATGGCAAAACGATTGTGGTTCATTATCACATGGCCATCTGCTATATTAGCCACAATTTTCGCCATTTGGCTCCTCATTTTACAACCATTTTGGTTACAACAACCTTGGATGCAGGTAAAATTAGCATTTGTGATCTTGCTTTTCATTTATCATTTAAAAACACATCAATACTATAATCAGCTTCAAAACGATGTGGTAAAAAAATCATCTAGTTTTATGCGTATCTGGAACGAAGGCGCAACCTTCATTCTATTTGCTGTTGTGTTTTTAGTAGTTTTAAAAAGTGCCATCAATTGGGTTTGGGGTGTTGTAGGTATTCTTGTTTTAGGTGTTTTAATTATGTTAGGTTTTAAAATTTATAAAAACATTCGTGATAAAAACGCGGATGCTTAA
- a CDS encoding MATE family efflux transporter, with the protein MAKVASQDLGSQPIGKILIKQAVPASIGILVMSLNILVDTIFVGHWIGSTAIAAINVVLPVSFFIAALGMAIGIGGSSIISRALGSNNPVKALKTFGNQITLTLFLTITLAVVGLIYQDAIILSFGGKGAIFEPAKVYYTIVLYGVPFLALSMMGNTVIRAEGKPKFAMYAMMIPSVSNLILDYIFINVLDLGMEGAAWATSISYIICFIFILWFFLSKNSELKINASHFGLNRSIVSEIGSLGFVTLARQAVVSVTYLFMNNILFDLGGETSVTAYAIVGRMLMFAMFPVLGITQGFLPIAGFNYGAENYDRVRQSINTAIKYAAILSTCIFIVLMVFPEAITRMFTTDLDVIEQTPSDMRWVFAATPIIAIQLIGAAYFQSIGKAIPALLLTLTRQGFFFIPLILILPKFYGELGVWISFPISDVLSTIVTAYFLNREIKTNLITQPM; encoded by the coding sequence ATGGCAAAAGTAGCGTCCCAGGATTTAGGCTCACAACCCATTGGTAAAATTTTAATAAAACAGGCAGTACCCGCATCCATTGGAATATTAGTCATGTCGCTTAATATTTTAGTTGACACTATTTTTGTAGGACATTGGATTGGTTCCACAGCTATAGCAGCCATTAATGTCGTATTGCCTGTATCATTCTTTATAGCGGCTTTAGGAATGGCTATTGGTATTGGTGGGTCTTCCATTATCTCAAGAGCTTTAGGTAGTAATAATCCCGTAAAGGCGCTAAAAACTTTTGGCAATCAAATTACCTTAACCTTATTTCTTACAATTACTTTAGCAGTCGTGGGCTTGATATATCAAGATGCTATTATTCTATCCTTTGGTGGTAAAGGTGCTATTTTCGAACCTGCTAAAGTTTATTATACGATTGTATTATACGGGGTACCATTTTTGGCTTTAAGCATGATGGGAAACACGGTGATTAGGGCAGAAGGAAAGCCCAAATTTGCCATGTATGCGATGATGATTCCTTCAGTAAGTAATCTGATTTTAGATTATATTTTTATAAATGTGTTGGATTTGGGAATGGAAGGGGCTGCATGGGCAACCTCTATTTCATATATTATTTGCTTCATTTTTATTTTATGGTTTTTTCTATCTAAAAATTCAGAATTAAAAATTAATGCATCACATTTCGGATTAAACAGATCTATCGTTTCAGAAATTGGGTCTTTAGGTTTTGTCACCCTTGCAAGACAAGCCGTGGTAAGTGTTACCTATTTGTTTATGAATAATATTTTATTCGATTTAGGTGGCGAAACTTCAGTAACTGCTTATGCCATTGTGGGGCGTATGCTCATGTTCGCTATGTTTCCTGTTTTAGGAATTACACAAGGTTTTCTACCTATTGCAGGCTTTAACTATGGTGCAGAAAATTACGATAGAGTGAGGCAAAGTATCAATACGGCCATTAAATATGCAGCTATATTATCCACATGTATTTTTATTGTTTTAATGGTTTTTCCGGAAGCCATAACTCGCATGTTTACAACCGATTTGGATGTGATTGAACAAACACCAAGCGATATGCGTTGGGTATTTGCTGCCACCCCCATAATTGCCATACAGCTTATTGGTGCTGCCTATTTTCAGTCTATAGGGAAAGCAATCCCAGCATTATTATTAACTTTAACACGTCAAGGGTTTTTCTTTATTCCGTTAATATTAATTTTACCAAAGTTTTATGGTGAATTAGGGGTTTGGATTTCCTTTCCTATTTCCGATGTGCTTTCAACTATAGTCACCGCTTATTTTTTAAATAGAGAAATAAAGACTAATTTAATCACTCAACCCATGTAG
- the hemH gene encoding ferrochelatase, with protein sequence MKGILLVNLGSPDSPTPKDVKKYLGEFLMDERVIDIPFIARAALVKGIILKTRPKQSAAAYKKIWWEEGSPLIVLSERLQKKLQNQISLPVSLAMRYGSMTIKKGLQELVDKGVDEVLLFPLYPQFAMATTETITVLAEELRQQFFPNLKIESVPAFYNKPDYIEVLSDSIKRHLETKNYEHLLFSYHGVPERHIRKSDITKSHCKIDGSCCATPSKAHEFCYRHQCLEVTRLVAEKLQFQEGTYSTSFQSRLGFDPWLQPYTDRTIERLGKKGVKNMAIVTPAFVSDCLETLEEIAMEGQEIFHEMGGKDFTTVPCLNDDNAWVSLLSKWINAWAMIETIQS encoded by the coding sequence ATGAAAGGAATATTATTAGTAAACCTAGGTTCTCCAGATAGCCCAACCCCAAAAGATGTAAAAAAATATCTAGGGGAATTTTTAATGGATGAGCGTGTTATTGATATCCCGTTTATTGCTAGAGCAGCACTTGTAAAAGGTATTATTTTAAAAACGCGTCCAAAACAATCGGCAGCAGCATATAAAAAAATATGGTGGGAAGAGGGGTCTCCTTTAATTGTTTTATCAGAGCGATTACAAAAAAAGCTACAAAACCAAATTAGTTTACCTGTTTCTTTAGCGATGCGCTATGGTAGCATGACTATTAAAAAAGGGCTTCAAGAATTGGTAGATAAAGGTGTGGATGAGGTATTGTTGTTTCCATTATATCCTCAGTTTGCTATGGCAACCACCGAAACGATTACAGTTTTAGCTGAAGAACTTCGTCAGCAATTTTTTCCTAATTTAAAAATTGAATCGGTCCCTGCTTTTTACAATAAACCGGATTATATTGAAGTACTTTCAGATTCTATTAAGCGTCATTTAGAAACCAAGAATTATGAGCATTTATTATTCTCATATCATGGTGTTCCTGAACGTCATATTCGAAAAAGTGATATCACTAAATCGCACTGTAAAATTGATGGAAGTTGTTGTGCGACCCCAAGTAAAGCTCACGAGTTTTGTTACCGTCACCAATGTTTAGAGGTCACCAGATTGGTAGCCGAAAAATTGCAGTTTCAAGAAGGAACCTATTCAACATCGTTTCAATCTCGTTTAGGTTTCGACCCATGGTTGCAACCTTATACTGATAGAACCATAGAGCGTTTAGGGAAAAAGGGTGTTAAAAACATGGCAATTGTAACCCCAGCCTTTGTAAGTGATTGTTTAGAAACTCTCGAAGAAATAGCGATGGAAGGTCAAGAAATATTTCATGAAATGGGAGGAAAAGACTTTACCACGGTACCTTGTTTAAATGATGATAATGCATGGGTTTCATTACTTTCAAAATGGATTAATGCATGGGCAATGATTGAAACAATTCAATCGTAA
- a CDS encoding ThuA domain-containing protein: MKKILTVLIVFLMLSCKATNVIEGPEKVLVFTKTSGYHHKSIEAGVKAIEELGLKNNFEVTQTEDSELFSKKKLKQYQLVIFLNTTGDVLNTSQEQAFEAYIKSGGSFMGVHAATDTEFEWPWFGKLVGAYFLDHPKQATATITRLNSTHLSTKHLQEQWIHFDEWYNFKSINQDINVLLNLDESTYEGGKNGINHPIAWYHEFDGGRSFYTGLGHTSESYEVPEFKQHLLGGILYCLKR, from the coding sequence ATGAAAAAGATCTTAACAGTTCTCATTGTTTTTTTAATGCTCTCGTGTAAAGCTACTAACGTAATTGAGGGTCCAGAAAAAGTGCTTGTTTTTACAAAAACAAGTGGATATCATCATAAATCAATTGAAGCAGGTGTTAAAGCTATTGAAGAACTAGGTTTGAAAAATAATTTTGAGGTGACGCAAACAGAAGATTCTGAGTTATTTTCTAAAAAAAAATTAAAACAGTATCAATTAGTTATTTTTTTAAATACTACGGGTGATGTTTTGAATACAAGCCAAGAACAAGCATTTGAAGCCTATATAAAAAGTGGAGGAAGTTTTATGGGGGTACACGCAGCTACCGATACCGAATTTGAATGGCCTTGGTTTGGTAAACTGGTTGGAGCTTATTTTTTAGATCATCCAAAACAAGCAACAGCAACCATTACACGATTAAATAGTACACATTTATCTACTAAACATTTGCAAGAACAGTGGATTCATTTCGACGAATGGTATAACTTTAAATCTATCAATCAAGATATAAATGTATTATTGAATTTAGATGAATCGACTTATGAAGGTGGAAAAAATGGCATCAACCATCCCATTGCTTGGTACCATGAATTTGATGGAGGTCGGTCTTTTTATACAGGTTTAGGGCATACCAGTGAATCGTATGAAGTTCCTGAATTTAAACAACATCTTTTAGGTGGTATTTTATATTGTTTAAAGCGGTAA